GCGCATAGATCTACCTCCAAGACAAGATATCTAATTTTGTGTTTAAGCATTCATCATCGTCCCTTTAAACCCCTATTCGTACCTAAACAAGCAGATGGAAACATTTCCAGAGAATGAAACGGGCTCAATCGCCAGAGATACATCTCGTGAAAGTCTTACGAGGCAGCAATAGGGAAGAGATTTACCAAgtgggagagggagagatgCTCGATCTTGAAAAGCGAAATAAACGCCCTACCCGGCTCGTGGCGCGAACTGGCGGCAGTGAGGTGGTAATGGGCGGCAACTGTCACCAGCAAGTGGAAGTCGAAGGACGCCGACGTTTCGGAAACCACCGTCGATGATCGAGTCTGTCTAAGAGTAGTCGAAGGTGAGGTGAAATTTCAGGTTGGGGCTCGGCTCGTATATGGTTTCCGAATCCTTTACACTGACCGTGTGAAGGGCTTTTGATTAATGGCCTGTGTTCTAGTTTTAAATCCCGCTCACCCTTTTAACACGACACAAATGTCGTCGTTGAAGGCCACTTATACGCACGGTTTATGAGTCGTCGCACAATAACTCGTGACAATAAACAATACCCATTTCGTTGTTGACTTGTTGTGGCATAAGCCATCTATTTCCCACCAGCGGTTGTCATGGGGAGGAAAATCGTGGCTAAAtaacatatttcttgtagtgacatcTGTTCTATTTCTAATGTTCTTCAATATGCTTGTGCCGAAGatccattattatatatatatatatatatgaaataagatGCTTCTAGAAATATCACTACTATTTTGACAATGGCTGATTGTCTTATGCATTCTGTAAGTGGCTTGTGTTTACATACTGGTATAGGATCACTgcttactaagttgttgataactcatcaatttttctctattatttttcagATGACTTTGGGATGCCGGTTGAACATCAAGAATAGAAAGCATGGATGAGACTAGTTGAGCATAGAGGAATAAGTGCTTGATAGGTacaagtgggttaccaattttGAATAAGTGCCAAAGGGGACAAGGACCACTggagtattttattttagaatttaattcTTTGCTATGAAAGTATTGTGAGTGAAGGGTACGGTTTTTGAGCCTTGTGGAGTTTTTcgattttcttattttgttttacaTATTCGGGCTCAGTTACGAAGAAACGTATAGGTTTGGAATAAATGAATTTTACATTTTATGAAGTTGTTTTCTTGtcatttagaatatatattcgTATTGTTGAGTTGTGGTTTTAAGAGACAGAAACTAATTCCTAGACCCTCCGGGTATGGGGGGCGTTACAGGTGTTGTAAAGAGTGAAGGGACTTCGGATGAAAGGGCTATAGAAAGCTTTCGTTGATCAACATCCAATGCACAATTCATGATATTGACATCAAGCGGTCTGTCGCTGTCTGCAAATTCCACCCCGAATGCCCGCAGGCGCCGGAAGCAACTAGCTGTAATTGTAGTATGAGATCAAAGAAAAGTTGGCAAAAACCTGGATTTGCACAAgcattatatgtatatatggacCTATCTACAACATTTTGAAGTAACGAACTTTGAATTCGCGCTCTCTAGTTTAGAGCAATGGACCCATCTACGAACTTTTGGAAAGAATTAAATGAGTTACCGGTGAATTTTGTGTTTACCAAAATTAAGGGGCAAGGAGCAGAACGGATCCTCCAAATTGTAGTTTACCTCTACACGCATGCGTGCATATGCAGCAAGCTATTTATGATTCAAGCCAGAAAAATCGGTTGCAAGTTGGACACTCATATCCTATAAAATGGTTGCACGCATGGGCAGAGTTCCTGCAAGTCACTAGTGATATTATTAGAGCAAGACACTGTAACTGAAGTACTGATACTCTGTTAGTAATCAACGTACGAAACATGGCCTCGAAATCAGCTGTCTTTGTTTTGCTCATGGTAGTCGTTGCAGTAGCAGCCCCAATAGCAGTAGCACAATTGGGGACCGTAGGTCGTCTGCTGGATCGGATCCGCATACAGGGGACTGTGTTTTGCTCTATCAATGCCACTGGTAGTACTGCCAGCCCGGTCTTCCCAAGTAAgttaatttctcaaaatttattaCCACTGCGTGCATGCTTAAATATTCCTAGTATGTTCATCACTTTGTCATATTGTTGTAGATGCTCGGGTACAACTGCGGTGTGGAATTGGAGATGTGGTTTCGAGGGCAACGACGAATAGGTTAGGATTGTTCTTGATGCAGTTCATTCCACGACAAACGCTCTCTTCAATCTTGGCCGAGTGCAATCTATTTGTCATCACACCACTCGCCAGGTGCAACGCTACTCTTCCCGGTGTGGGGGTCTTGCGCTCGCCCTTACAGTTTATAGGAAACACTACTGTTGGACTTATTAATAATATCAACATTGTTCCAGGTGGGTTCGTCCTTGTTAATGTCACAGTTTgatcaacaaataagttaaatacGTATGCGAATAAGGCCTATCATGACCAATCACAGGAAGAttatagtattaaatattaCTTTTCTAAAGTAAGTCGTCATATCCTAAGAGTTGTCTCCTTTCTTATTGCGAAGGTTGTCATGATCAAAACTGTAAACTTCTTTACGAAGCAGTTCTGCTGTCATTAAGGAATAAATTAAGCCTTCTATCAAAACTAGCTTGTTTCTGAATCTTCCATCCATTCTGtttttgattgtatatatatgtgtgtgtgtatgtatctAATATTAACACATTTTTCGGAGATAGTGGCCAACAGTTAATTGCAATTGgcatcacttttacgtattctttgCTAACCAATTTTCAATTGAGGGATCAATTTGATTTAGCAACTTGAATTTGGAAAGAATTAATTAACTGCAGAGGGGTCTAATTTTTTATAGCTTACCTTAAAGactatataaagatatttatcaaaactcatAATTGGTTTGCCAAAATTGGTTGAAAATGTTATAGACTTTTAAGAAAGCTGTAGAGCATTTGAGCTTTGCTGGATCCATGCGGGGGGAACTGGGAACAGCTTTGATTCAagcaatttaaaaaacaaaggtagaaaattgaataaaatagaaaaggagaaggagaagagagaCTTTTAGGGCTACATCTTTACTATTGTCAATTGTTCTTGAATACATAAAATATGTCCCTATTTATAGATGAATGAGATTAGAAAAATAATGGAAATCCAATAGATCAGTTAGTATAATTGATTTACAAAATATAGAATAAGTCATTACCAATTTACCATACATACTAgctagaatattatatatatatatggattgaACTAAGTCCAACTTATTAGACTTTctatctcttcaagtcctagcCATGAGGTTCCAGTCTTCAATCTCAGCTTCTGAAATGTTATGaacaaaagcaaaacaaaaaaactgagaaaaaagATCTTATAACGAAATTGAGGCCAATCATTTGCTCACCAATATggttcaaatttgaaataaacaaTGCAAGAAGCAAAATGTTGAATAGGCCAAGATAAATCAATAAGAAATAGCCtcgtaaattaaaatgaatactCCAAAACTCAAAAGGTGTTGACAGCACGAAGTAACACGatcccaaaagaaaaatgaaacattAGAAATAATGGCAATGAAAACAATGTTTTCTTATCCATCTGACAAAAATGATTCCCAACAATTGCCTATCGTTCCACATTGTTCTTCTTCTGTCTATGTGCGTATAAATTCAACTCAAATGGGGCAAGGCAAGACGCCAAGTGTGGTTCCAGCTTGGATCTGACCCCAACCAATCAGACGCCAGTGCTTCTCAACTCGTCGACTGAGGGCAATCTTCTCCCCTCTATTGGTGCACACTGGAGATGTAAGTTGCAACTTTGCCAAATCATTCTTTATAGCAAGAACCTGTGCCCCCGTTGACATAGATCCTATATTCAACATCAAGATCTCTTGCTTGGTCAGCTTAGAGACCTTTCCTTGTCTCTCTGTGCCCTTAGTTTGAACATCTAGAAGCCACTGCAGCAAGAAAAAGTTCACCTGCAAAATCACAGCAATACAAGttcaaaaaatagttaattACACATGGCATGCAGTACTTGTGGTGGTATGTATCagtaacaaaaattctatatacaatcatttttacgtattctttgCTAACGAATTTTCAATTGAGGGATCAATTTGATTTAGCAACTTGAATTTGAAAAGAATTAATTAACTGTAGAGGggtctaatttttttatagcttACCTTAAAGactatataaagatatttatcaaaactcatAATTGGTTTGCCAAAATTGGTTGAAAATGTTATAGACTTTTAAGAAAGCTGTAGAGCATTTGAGCTTTCatgcccggggggggggggggggggggaactggGAAGAGATTTGATTCAAGCAATTTAAAAAACATAGgtagaaaatagaaaaggaGATGGAGAAG
This genomic interval from Carya illinoinensis cultivar Pawnee chromosome 2, C.illinoinensisPawnee_v1, whole genome shotgun sequence contains the following:
- the LOC122294497 gene encoding phylloplanin-like, giving the protein MASKSAVFVLLMVVVAVAAPIAVAQLGTVGRLLDRIRIQGTVFCSINATGSTASPVFPNARVQLRCGIGDVVSRATTNRLGLFLMQFIPRQTLSSILAECNLFVITPLARCNATLPGVGVLRSPLQFIGNTTVGLINNINIVPGGFVLVNVTV